ATAAAGGATGAAGGAAATCCAAGTCTTGTAAAGGAGGTTTTGATGAAACCCCAATCTAAACTATTATAGGCTTTTTGGATATCTAGtttgagagctatttttggatccttggtgaggtttgaggttctGATATGATGGAAGAGTTCTCCGGCAATTGCTATGTTATCGTGGATTGATCTTTGTGGCACAAAACCACTTTGGTATGGGCTTATTAAGAAAGGAAGAAGGGGtctaattcggttgactaggatttttgaaatgattttatatgTGACGTTACAGAGTGCTATGGGTCTAAACTGTGAAGACTTTGAAGGATGGTTTATTTTAGGTATtagtgttatatttgtgtgattcatgagaggATGCATGTTTAGATCATACAGTAAATAATTATGCTATTTTAGGTattaatcacaataacattttcaAGGTCATACAGTAAATAATTTGTTCTGTTATAAAATGTAATTTTCAAATCCATATGTAAAGTCACGAACCTCACTAACTGGTTTCTCCCCACAATCCTTTGGATTGATGAAATCAGTCAATCCGAATTGTTTCCCTGTTTTACCGAAGAAAAGAGATTATATAAGCAAAGGGATCATGTGACGGAATTATGCAGAAAAGTAAGGAAACATAAGTCTTGATTACCAATTTCAAATTTTTCTGGATTTAAATCGACGCCAATAATTTTAGAAGCCCTGCGTATTCTTGCACCCTCTGCAACCTATGTATTTTGGTTGGCCTAATTATTCATGTCGATTATGTAGACCTGAAGCAGACTCCAGGATATTTCTTTGGTATACTGTGGATTTAACTTGAATGGACCAGTTGTATTCAAAAGTGTCAATATTTATCGCAAGCCCAACGGCTCCGAGGCCGAAGATTGCAACAATGCTTCCTTCCTCTACATCGGCCACCTTCCAAGCTGCACCAACCCCTGCACAgacaaactgattttgtttaatTGCACCCAGAAAGGATTTGCATTTGATTGGGTGAGACCGGAAAATCAAGCAAGATAGAGTCAGTGGCCAAACTTAGGGGGTTCATCTCATTATAGTCTACCTCATAATTATGTCATTAACAAGTACAGGCATATTATTACCAGTTGAGACACCGCAACTAAGCAAGCAAGCCTTGTCAATAGGAATTTCAGGACTGATCTTGGCAACTTGAGCAATATCCACAACCGTGTACTCGCTAAAGCTTGAAACCCCGAAGAAATTATGTACAGTTTCTCCACTGGAATCCGTGGATCTGCTGGTTCCATCCCCAGGCATTCCTTGAGTTGGCGAGAATCCGAAACCTGTACAAACATTGCTCTTCTTTGATTTACAATCCCGGCAGTCCTCGCAATTCGCAAAAAACACCGGCACCACTATTTCTCCCTCGTTTACATCCGTTACATTTTCTCCCACACTCTCAACCACACTGCACATTACTACAGCATCTTTTACAGATGCCAAAACTAAAATTAAAGCAGCTAAACGGGAAGTTAAGTTGAGATTTACCCGACAGCTTCGTGTCCAAATATCCTTGGAAATATCGACATAGGAGAACTCTAAGTTAAAGCAAAAAATGAAGATTAACCAATACAACCATTTCAATAATGAATTTTTGCTTAAAAGTATGGACTGGTCACTAGTAGAATACTTACAGGCATTTTCCAGAAGGTAACATCACTGTGACAGAGAGAAGTACATAAAGCTTTGATCCTAACTTCATAAGATTTAGGTGCTGCCACTTCTATCTCTTCGATCACaagtgcttctcctgctgctctaCATACTGCAGCTGCAAAAAGTAGTATTCACAGCTACGTCAAGAAGACTACTGAAAAGTAAGACAGAAATTTCAATGATATACCTCTGCATCTGATGGGTTTTCCTGCagttttctccatatttttcacgGAAGAAGTCAATGAAAGTGAAGAAAAGCTTTATTGTTGTGTTTCAGTTTGAAGTGTGAACAATGAGTGTGCTTTGGGAAATAAGACTTTGGGATTGATGGTGGTATTTCTGTCATGAGCCATGACCACCCATATATCTTTTAAAGTGGGCGAGCAATAAAATATAGTGAAAGAGATAAAACTAGGTGCATCTCTATGGTACATGGGGCACCAAACAGGATCTAAAAGCAAAAGAGGATACCAAGTTCATTGCATTTTTCTTATGGGTCAATTACCATTGTGTTTCAGATGGGTCTACTCCATCAAATCAAATTCATCATATGGCAATTCAAGCATATGGGTGGAGGACATTTACAGATGCAAAAACCCCTTTGTTTGTTCAATTCGCTATTTTATTTAAAATGCCAAATTTGCATTTGGTGATGACTCTGCTAGTTCATGGGTGGACGATCCAAATACCCAACAATGTTCATGGTATCCAAACCAAAAGTGTTGAGCAACAAGAAATATCATGACAAGCAGAGGTTTACATGTAATGATCAAGTTTACCTAATCATGTATGTTAAGTACACTTATGTCTGTCTAAATTGAGAGGATGATTCTGTCAggacaatatctttttttttcttttaaatcttTTTATATCAAGCATTATTATGCGTATAGTAGGTGAACAATAAAAGTCAGTGACCCAGTATCAACATAGGATTGCAtttcaaaataaaaggaaaacaaaatacTAGCACGTTGGACGAGCATCTTTTATCTAACACCATCACAAGCACAACCAACTCATTACGTTTTCTAATTCATATTCCTTGGTAAAAGAATTGGCAAGGCCTAGCTAGAAGCTgtgaattttatggaagaaacttttttctttttctggttgGGGTTTTATCTTACAGTATTAGAATAAAATCAATGATATGCCTGCCAAATCAAGCATGGGTGGGAACATTCACCAACTATGATTTTGCTGTTGTCCATTTTTCTTGTAGGAGTAAAGAAGAAGGTCTATTTGTTCATCCAAATAATGCATCTCAGGCTCTTCCCTTGACTGAGTAAATCAAATGCTGTGTTGATctcttcaaaattgatttcatgAGTGATGAATTCATCCAAATGAAGTTCCTGCAATAACCAAACTTTCAGTATGTAAaattaagttttgttttttttttttaacttttttaccTTGAAGAAAAGTGCTCAAATTATTTACCTTGTTAAGGTAACTTTGAGCAAGGAGTGGAATATCAGTCTTAGCTTTGATGCCTCCAAACAATGAACCTTCTATGCTTTTACCTCTCAATAGCTCATATGTGTTGATGCTCAAGGGTGCACCATGCATTTCCGCTCCTAACACGATTGTCTTCCCCCAACCCTGCATTCGGTACATAAGTGCTTGAGTTCAATAGCTCAAATACAGATTACACAACAATCAGAGACAAAGATAGAGATCGATACATACATCACGACAGCTAGTGAAGGCGTCATTCATCACGGAAGCTAACCCGACACACTCGAAACAGTAATCAGCACCTCCATCTGTCATTTCTTTTATTACCTGATAATCAATATAACATTTGAAATCTCATACAGTGCTAAATTATTCTTTTTGTTGAAAAATGACATTTAAGATCCATATACTCTTAAGTCACGAACCTCACTAACTGGTTTCTCCCCACAATCCTTTGGATTGATGAAATCAGTCACTCCAAATTTCTTCCCTGTTCCCAAAAACGATGCCCGAAAATGAGGCTATATAAGCAAAGGGATCATGTCACAGAATAAtgcatcaaaaaataaaaatgtacatATCAGTAAAGCAGGTCTGCAGTACCAGTTTCAAACTTTTCTGGATTTAAATCGACACCAATAATTTTAGAAGCTCCGCGTATTCGAGCACCCTCTGCAACCTATGTATAATGTGATTAGCCTAATTATATACAgatttgaaaacaatttttaGTATACTGTCAATCTTACTCAAGTGACTATGGACTATGGTGTTCAAGTTTCATAATCTACCGCAAGCCCAACGGCTCCAAGGCCGAAGATGGCAACAGTGCTTCCTGCCTCTACATCGGCCACCTTCCAAGCTGCACCAACCCCTACGCAAACAAACAACTTCTCTTTGAATGTACCCAAAATTGTTTACAAGCTTGATTGGGTGAGATGGAAAAATCAAGCAAAATGGAATCAGTGACCAAATTTAGAATATTGAATTTAGAGGGTTCATTTCATTATCAATCTAGGGCCTCGTAATTGTCAAAATCATGAGTCCAACCATAAAATCACTTCTACAAACCATATCAAGTCGAATTACGTCATAATCATCGCTTGAAAAACACCAAGTAGTCTACCTCGAATTAATATCAATGACAAGTTAAGGAAAATTATTACCTGTTGAGACACCGCAACTAAGCAAGCAAGCCTTATCAATAGGAATTTCAGGGCTAATCTTGACAACATAAGCAATATCCACAACCGTGTACTCGGTAAAACTCGAAACCCCAAAGAAATTATGTAAAGTTTCTCCATTGGAACCCGTGAATCTACTAGTTCCAGGTCCATCCCTGGGCATACCTGGAGCTGATGAGAATGGGAAAGATGTACAAATATTGCTCTTCTTGGATTTACAATCTCTGCAGTATTCGCAATTCGCTAGAAACACGGGCACCACAGTTTCTCCCTCTTTTACCTCCGTTACATTTTCCCCCACGCTCTCAACCACTCTGCACATTAATTATAACAGCAGTTTACATAATGACAATTCAGATGCAAAAACGAAAATTACAGCAGCAAAATGGCAAGCTAAATTGAGATTTACCCGACAGCTTCGTGTCCGAATATCCTCGGGAATATCGAAATAGGAGAACTCTAAAACATTACAAAACAATTTAGTAATGAATTTTAGATATCAGTAGTGATACATAATTGAAATCTTGGACAAATACATACAGGCATTTTCCAGAAGGTAACATCACTGTGACAAAGAGAAGTACATAGAATCTTAATCCTAACTTCATAAGCTTTAGGTGGTGCCACTTCTATTTCTTCCATCACCAATGCTTCTCCTGGAACTCTACATACTGCAGCTGCAAAAAATAGTATCCATAGCAAAGTCAAGATAACTGAAAAGGTAAGACAGAAGCCAGAACAGAAATCAATAGATTACCTCTGCATCTGATTGGCTTTCCTGCAGTTTTCTCCATGATTCTCTAAAAATAGAAGAAATCTGAGAAAAGTCTTTGCTCAGTTTGAgctttttgtaaaaaaaaattgatagtgATAATTCGGTCAGGAGACTCATCAGGACCATATCCATTATAAAGTGGGTGAGCAAAGAGATAAAACAAAACATGTTCTAGAAAAAGATTCCGTATGCGACTTAAAACTATGAAAAACTGAATTTTCTAAGGGGCATTAAATGTGAGATGAATAATGAGCAGGAAATTTGGTGTATCTGTGGAGGTTAACATGTAATGATCAAAAGGTTGttgtcaaaaacaaaacaaaaaaattgaattaCTCAAGTTTCGCATCCGGGATCAGACGTTGTCGCATCGGTTTTTGGTTGAAATCAGCCCCGATAATGTTAAAAACAGGATACCATGTTCATTTTCATGATTCATAGTCTTAGTTGGGTAGCATTTCAAAGTTTATTTTTATATTAAAACTTTTTGAGATGGGCCAATCTGTCGAATCAATTTCATGATATTCACAGTTGCAAAGACACCTTTATAAAATCTTATTCGTTTCATACCACTTAAATATTAGTCCTTTTATCCACGTTTGACCGACTCGTCTGAGTGGTGTAGTGGTTATCACGTTAGTCTCACACACTAAAGGTCCCCAGTTCGAACCTGGGCTCAgacactttttttcttcttttttgaaaccacctcaaccttttttttctttttcttcttttgatcaaTCAGCTAGGGTTAAGGGAACTACCTTGCTTAGTTGATACCTTCGAGTCAGACCTATTGTGTCAGAAAAACTACCTCAACTATGGGTTCAGATATAAACAAACATTTGTGGAGGTTCATATGTAATGATCAAAGGTTGTAGCCTTGTAGGATTATGCGATCATGCATATAAAGTTATACATAACTCAAATACTTCTGAGTTGGATATATGATCAAACTTCAAAGTAAAACATTGAAAAACCAATACATGGTCCTTGTCCAATCTAGCACTCTAGCATTTGGAAAGCTCAAGAGTTAAAATGAAATTTAACTGGACCTTGAGATGTCCACAATTTACTGCCAAGTTTAACCAGGGATTGTCAAGATGAAATTTAACTGACCTCTGGACTCTGGAGTCTAGATGATGCCAGGCTTGGCAATTCAGCAAACAGCACCAGTAGCGACATTGATAACTCTTTCTAAAGGTTTTTTCTTGCCTTTTCTTTAGAAGGAAAAATAATTGGAAAAGAAAATGTCAACAcaatttcttcttctactttttttttctttgtttcgaaAATGATTAATGTACCGAGATACAAGCACCGAGCTGGTACCGTGTGAGAAAGGTGGGGCTCACTCATGCCCCACCCTTATTCCAGAGAGGGTGACATTGTGGCCGTCCAATCCCTCTCGGTGCACATCACGGTGCTGGATCTCGGTAGGTCTATCACGGCTGTTGtattttatgcaaaaaaaaaaaaaaagctggaCAGTGTATCAATAATGAGCCGAATGGGGACGGCCTTCtaatcagattcatcatcatgcAGACACGTACACTTCTGCGTGTCTAAATTAAGAGGGATAATTTTGTATAAAGTTGGTGACCCTATAATAAAATATCAACGGGAAGTTGGGAGATAAAAGGGACAACATGTTCTGAAAAGATTCCCAATAATATGAAATTTCAAGGGGTAGTGTAGTTATAGTTAATGATCCAAAATCATCATTGGATTTAACTTCCCagaataaaagaaatatattTTGTAAATGGTGCTCCAAGATTTTTGATCCAACAGTGTCACAATTAACCTATTACATTTTTGGTCCAAAATCAACGTAGGGTTTCATCTCATTGCTTTCATTGTTTTGTCTTTGAAATTAGTATCAATATAGTCCAAATTTAGTTGTAACAGTAACTTAAAAAAATTCAGTACATTTTGTGGAGGTTCATATGTAATGATCAAAGGTTGTTATCAGCTATTTAAGGATGTCAGTATCTCAGTACTgacttttgtttgttttattcatGGTGGTTTGAGTGTCTTGATACCAGACAGTTAATCTGTTCATGGGAAGTAACATTTTAATTTTACAGCATCGGCCTTAGTTAAATTAAGCATCGGATTTAGTGATGTGATGCGTGCCATGCTGCGACGTGCCTGAGCGTGTCATGTCGTGCGAGAAAGCGTGTTGTGTTGTTTTTAAGGTTGCTTTCAAGAACTTGATGTTCAAACTTTTCAAATTAAAGCATTCTAATCAATTATTCATGATGTGATCCAACTTCTAAGTACACTAAACTTGTTCACCCACTCTTGCCGACGAAAACGAGAAAAACAACACAAAGAAACGCTGGAAAATCTCATTGTCGTAGACTCATAAAGAGGATAATATAAAGTATTATATATTTCGACCATTATTGATGATAGAAGGGCCGGGACTATCTGCCCATCCAAATAATGCATCGGAGGCTCTTGCCTTGGATGAGTAAATCAAAGGCCTCGTTTATGTCTTCGAAGTTCACCTCGTGCGTTATAAAATCGTCCAAATGAAGTTCCTACAAATGACCCCAAAACCGAAGAATTGTTAAAAATTGAAGTAATTTCCTGAGTGAAAATGATCCAAGAATCGATGATTGTTTTTACCTTGTCTATGTAACTTTGTGCGAGGATTGGGATATCAGTTTTGGCTTTGATACCTCCGAAAATCGATCCAGTAATGGTTTTTCCTCTGAGAAGTTCATAGCAACCAAGGCTTAGTGGTGTCCCATTCATTTCTATTCCTAGGATTATTGTCTTTCCGGAACCCTGCAGCTCCAACACAAACAGAAATCAGAATACACAAAAACAATCAAGTTAGGACACTAAAAGCTTAGCTGATCCAATATATAATGAGAGAAGTTTTGCTTACATTGCGGCAACTGGTGAAAGCAAGATTCATCAAGGAAGCCAGTCCAACACACTCAAAGCAATAATCAGCACCTCCGTCTGTCATTTCCTTTATAACCTCATTCACTGGTCTATTCCCACAATCTTTTGGGTTAATGAAATCAGTTACTCCAAATTTGCTTCCTGCAACATTTGAAAATTTGTTAGAATCACTTCAATACGTCTTTGTTTAGTTCGGTTTCCTACAACTGTGCGCTTCTcgtctaaaaaagaaaaaaaaactgtacCAAGTTTGAATTTCTGGGGGTTTAAATCGATGCCAATAATTTTAGCAGCACCACTTATCCTTGCTCCTTCTGCGACCTGTAAGAACAATATCGAAACATGTTAAATTTTACTTACAGCCACGAGATAAAAATGAGATATGGCCGTATGTATTACCGCGAGTCCAATGGCGCCCAGACCAAATATTGCAACGGTAGACCCTTTCTTGACTTTAGCTGTCTTCCACGCCGCACCTATGCCTGCACCCAAACAATTTTTTTAGCGCATTGTTCATAAGAAACAGACAACTGGATTGAACATGGGATTTTGAAATACATACCGGTTGGAACTCCACAGCTAAGCAAGCAAGCCTTGTCAAGAGGAAAATCAGGATTGATCTTCACCAGATTGCAGATATCTACAACTGTGTACTCAATGAAGCTTGAAACCTTGATGAAGTTATGTACAATCTCTCCTTTAGAATCCGTAAACCTGCTAGTCCCATCCCTTGGCATTCCTAAGCCACCAAAGGGGAactttgagcaaatgttgctttcTTTGGATTTACAATCCCAACATTCCTCGCAATTTGGATGGAAAAATGGTATGACAATGTCGCCTTCTTTTACTTCGACCACGTTGTCTCCCACGCTCTCAACCATACTATATGAAGAAGTCATCAACTCAAGTTAGGCATAAGCTCAAGATAGGAAATGTCACCAACACCTACTGCTAGCTAGGTGCTAGTGATTTTAAAGACGTGCACGACTCGTATTCTTTATTCTAGGGCTGTCCATAAGGCTATGGCACCAAATTATATTGACTTTCCATACTTCATGATAATAAACTTCACAATGACTAGAAAAGAAAGGGGAAGCCAGTGAAATTACCCGACTGCCTCATGGCCGAAAATCCTCGGGAACACTCCTCTCGGTCCTTCCTAATAAACATACCAAGTAACATTCAAATAATTTTGTGCAGGTAATTTTTCATTTGAGTTAAGTTTTTTGAGTACTTACTAGGCCTTTCCAATAAGTAAGATCACTATGACAAAGAGAAGTGCATAAAACTTTGATCCTAACTTCATAAGCTTTGGGCGTTGCCACTTCTATCTCTTCTATCACCAGTGCTTCTCCTGCTCCTCTACATACTGCACCTGCAACACTCATATGATCATGATAACAATTATACCCGATtggaaaaatgaaatcaaaatatatatttaagaaaagaataaataaaaaagtCCATGTTGAATGAATATACAGACCTTTGCATTTTATTGGCTTTCCTAAAGTCTTGGCAAGTGATCTTATTATTTGCGCCATAAGACTAAACTTTATCGATCAAACCAAGAGTAAATCAGTAAACTGATGAAGAAGCGATAAGTGAGAGTGCGAGGAGACAATTTcaagaaacaaagaatatttttgaagTTGTTGGTTTTTGTTTGTTTAATGCACTGGGGGTTTATATAATAAATGACAATGTCAGGTAAGGTTCTCTAAACAGAAttattggttgtttttttttctcattttcataATAAAAAACGTTGGTTATGAACATTGGCTCTATCTAGACGTGTACATAATGTGTGTTAGTTAAATTTGCTGTCAAATGATATAGTATATTGTTCTAATGGTGGCTGCCAATAATGAGTGCGCCCAATTGAATAGTTAAAAGCCCAACTTATCAATTTGGAGCTTTGCCTTTGTTGCGATCTTAGCTGCTGTTGATAAAAAATGCCTAATTGTTTGCTTCCTATATACAAACCCTTTGCATTCTTGCTGGCTTTCCTGAAGTCTTGACAAGTGATGTTATTTGCTCCATGAGTGAGACTGTGAAGAGACAATTTCAAGAAAGAAGTGGAAGTTGTTGATTTTTCTTTGTCTACTGCATAGAGGTTTACGCAATAATGACAGTGTCAGTAAGGTTTTCCTTGGTTTTCCTGTGTGACAAAATACTGCATGTATTCTCCGTTTTTCTCATAACTAAAACGTTGGTTACACTTTGTcgaaaagaaaaacgaaaaaaaaaaaaaaaacgtttcctcAGAGACGTGTACAGAATGTGTTTGTGTTGATGCAATGTGCATATTGTTCAGATGGTGGCTGCCGCCAATGATAGGGGAAAAAAGTGGAAAGTATTAAATAACTGTTGCGCGAAGCGAACGCGCGACCTTCAGGTTTTTGAAGTGACGCTCTCCGAACCGAGCTATCGCCGCGACTGCGTTAGGAGGTGAAGACAATATACAAATAAATAGTTGTATTGGGCTTCGAAGTTGGAACTCTAAGGCCAGCGGTCCATAAGTTTTGATTAGTTAAAACCCAACTCATCCATTTGAAGCTTTGCTTTCGCGAATTTGACCTGGAACAATCGCATTTTTGCGGATAGGTGTCTGGActgtttgttgatgaaattcttaaAATGTAACGGATTATGGGTTGAGTTCGAAGCAATTTTAAAAATCTGTTGGATATCTGTATCCATTAGATTAAGAGTATTTATATGGTTTTTAGAAAATATATGAATAGTTTATGAAATCTTAAGGTGTTTGTCTGGGGTGTTGTCCGTGACACCTTTACATTTACATACTTATATATAGGATGCCTAGGTTTAAGAAATCATCTATCTagcctttattttttttattatgaatTTACTAAAACTAAAACAAATTCATCGGGTTTTTCGTATCCAGTTTTTCCAACCGTGCACCCATTGATTGTAAATCATATGTTGAATTGCATGCGGATTCCAAATTTAAAATCCGAAGTGAATTAGATTGGATGCAGATGAGGTGAAAACCGGCCCTTGACGTCATATGCTCACCCTTATAGTGCTTCTTTCTTGATAAAAAAGAATATACGACGGTTTGTTTCCTATGTGCCTTTATATTGTTGTTGGCTTTCCTGAAGTGTTGACAGGTGATGTTATTTTCTCTATGAAAAATGAACTTACGAGTGAGACTGTGAAGAGGCAATTTTAAGAAAGGAGGTAtaagttgttgattttctttgtctaCTACAGAGGGTTTTACGCGATAATAACAATGTCTATAAGGTTTTCTTAGATTGTCCTTTGTGCCAAAATATTCTCCGTTTTTCCATAACTAAAACGTTGACtttgtcaaaaaagaaaaaaacaatgatGGTTGCCGCCAGTAATGTGTTTTGTTGTGTGCTCGATGATGCTATTGATGCTAACTTATTAGTTGAGGCCAAGCCCCAACTTAACAATCGAAGCTTTACTTTTTTGTTGTTATATAAATCCTGTTAAATATCCCATTGGGAAAATGCTAAGAAAGAAGCTATTGTATTGTGCCGACTGAAGAGAAACTCGACAGATATGTATATATGGCTTGATCTAGACTGTGAATGTCATCATAATCTGGTTTTATTATAATCAAAGATTGAAATTTTTCGTGAAATTTAGTTGACGAAGTATTATTAGAAAATAAACTTAGATTTGATGACCAAATTTTTTATATATACTTGTATAAATGGAAATTACATTGTATGAACTCATGTACTCCGAGTTATCAAATTATAAACAGACTGACTAAAACCAACGCCAGAGCCAGTTGAAAGCACTGTTGTGCAGTTGCAATCTTAGTTCACAATACTATCAAAGTCGATCTCAAAGACATATCCAATGATAGAATATTGTGTATTTATAAAACAAGTCTATACGAGATAAACAAGCTTGTCGGATCCCAGTCAACCAAGTCTATAAAAAGCCTATACGAGGTAAACAAGCTATAAAAAGTCTATATGACATAAACGAGCTTGTATGATCCCAGCCAATCAAGTGTGCACGAAGTATCACACAGATcggaataccaaaaagaaaatcttCTAATCTCCAATATTCGGTCTTCAAAGTACCTGCACAAACAACAATGGATCATCAAATTTCCTACCTTCAGATCTTGAATCAAAAGAAGATCTGAAATCGTTGATCCTTGAACAAGTTTGTGTGAGTTTGTATCAGAAGAGAAtgatcacaaaacaaacaaactagATCTATCAAGGTTTAACtatatcgttagtcaatcaaatcaataatcaaaaactaaataaccaatacGAATTTAATTTCCAACCAACGGTACTTATAGTGTTTTTTTtatcccatagaagtctttaagcGAACcggacataagagatttcgcctaattaagatAATATCCTCTCGAACGAGCATTACAAGAATATTCCAGTCGGTTTCCGGCACAATCGGTTAGATCAGCACGTTCAAGGGTTAAGTTTCTAAGAatgacaaacttcacta
This is a stretch of genomic DNA from Papaver somniferum cultivar HN1 chromosome 1, ASM357369v1, whole genome shotgun sequence. It encodes these proteins:
- the LOC113311965 gene encoding alcohol dehydrogenase-like 1 produces the protein MEKTAGKPIRCRAAVCRVPGEALVMEEIEVAPPKAYEVRIKILCTSLCHSDVTFWKMPSSPISIFPRIFGHEAVGVVESVGENVTEVKEGETVVPVFLANCEYCRDCKSKKSNICTSFPFSSAPGMPRDGPGTSRFTGSNGETLHNFFGVSSFTEYTVVDIAYVVKISPEIPIDKACLLSCGVSTGVGAAWKVADVEAGSTVAIFGLGAVGLAVAEGARIRGASKIIGVDLNPEKFETGKKFGVTDFINPKDCGEKPVSEVIKEMTDGGADYCFECVGLASVMNDAFTSCRDGWGKTIVLGAEMHGAPLSINTYELLRGKSIEGSLFGGIKAKTDIPLLAQSYLNKELHLDEFITHEINFEEINTAFDLLSQGKSLRCIIWMNK
- the LOC113311956 gene encoding alcohol dehydrogenase-like 1 isoform X2, with amino-acid sequence MAQIIRSLAKTLGKPIKCKGAVCRGAGEALVIEEIEVATPKAYEEGPRGVFPRIFGHEAVGMVESVGDNVVEVKEGDIVIPFFHPNCEECWDCKSKESNICSKFPFGGLGMPRDGTSRFTDSKGEIVHNFIKVSSFIEYTVVDICNLVKINPDFPLDKACLLSCGVPTGIGAAWKTAKVKKGSTVAIFGLGAIGLAVAEGARISGAAKIIGIDLNPQKFKLGSKFGVTDFINPKDCGNRPVNEVIKEMTDGGADYCFECVGLASLMNLAFTSCRNGSGKTIILGIEMNGTPLSLGCYELLRGKTITGSIFGGIKAKTDIPILAQSYIDKELHLDDFITHEVNFEDINEAFDLLIQGKSLRCIIWMGR
- the LOC113311956 gene encoding alcohol dehydrogenase-like 1 isoform X1 encodes the protein MAQIIRSLAKTLGKPIKCKGAVCRGAGEALVIEEIEVATPKAYEVRIKVLCTSLCHSDLTYWKGLEGPRGVFPRIFGHEAVGMVESVGDNVVEVKEGDIVIPFFHPNCEECWDCKSKESNICSKFPFGGLGMPRDGTSRFTDSKGEIVHNFIKVSSFIEYTVVDICNLVKINPDFPLDKACLLSCGVPTGIGAAWKTAKVKKGSTVAIFGLGAIGLAVAEGARISGAAKIIGIDLNPQKFKLGSKFGVTDFINPKDCGNRPVNEVIKEMTDGGADYCFECVGLASLMNLAFTSCRNGSGKTIILGIEMNGTPLSLGCYELLRGKTITGSIFGGIKAKTDIPILAQSYIDKELHLDDFITHEVNFEDINEAFDLLIQGKSLRCIIWMGR